Proteins encoded by one window of Blautia faecicola:
- a CDS encoding glycosyltransferase family 2 protein, protein MKSLIIIPAYNEEACIEQTVRDITEHAPDFDYIVINDCSKDHTRGICEKNHFHYIDLPVNLGIGGAVQTGYKYALDHGYDFAVQVDGDGQHDPRFLEEMLQVIQEKDLDMLIGSRFINKEGFQSSGLRRTGIRYFTWLIHLLTGKTITDPTSGLRMINKDVIAYFAKEYPRDYPEPESIVAILKRKKKVAEIPVIMRARAGGVSSISPLKSVYYMIKVTIAILLERIR, encoded by the coding sequence ATGAAAAGTTTAATTATCATTCCTGCTTACAATGAAGAAGCATGTATCGAACAGACGGTACGCGATATCACCGAGCATGCTCCTGATTTTGATTATATTGTAATTAATGACTGTTCCAAAGATCATACCCGAGGGATCTGCGAAAAAAATCATTTCCATTATATTGATCTTCCGGTAAACCTTGGTATCGGCGGTGCCGTACAGACCGGTTACAAATACGCCCTGGATCACGGATACGATTTTGCCGTACAGGTAGACGGTGACGGTCAGCACGATCCCCGCTTTCTCGAAGAGATGCTGCAGGTAATTCAGGAAAAAGATCTGGATATGCTGATTGGATCCCGTTTTATTAACAAAGAAGGCTTCCAGTCTTCCGGACTTCGCCGTACCGGTATCCGTTACTTTACCTGGCTGATCCATCTGCTGACCGGTAAGACCATTACCGATCCTACTTCCGGACTCCGTATGATCAACAAAGATGTAATTGCATACTTTGCCAAAGAATATCCCAGGGATTATCCGGAACCGGAAAGCATTGTAGCAATCCTGAAACGGAAGAAAAAGGTGGCTGAGATTCCTGTCATCATGCGTGCGCGTGCCGGTGGTGTCTCTTCGATCTCTCCGCTCAAATCCGTCTACTATATGATCAAAGTAACCATCGCCATTCTTCTGGAACGAATCCGGTAA
- a CDS encoding DUF2304 domain-containing protein, with amino-acid sequence MHEYRLQIILAVLLLLILCRLLRAVLKKTLEIKYVLSWIIIDICLLIIDLFPPILSFLSELLGVQLPSNMIFLVAIILLFLLVFSHTVLLSRLMETNKTLTQEIALLKKELDEIKKQH; translated from the coding sequence ATGCATGAATATCGTTTACAAATCATCCTGGCAGTCCTGTTACTTCTTATTCTGTGCCGGCTGCTGCGCGCTGTATTAAAAAAGACACTGGAGATCAAATATGTTCTCTCCTGGATCATCATCGACATCTGTCTACTGATCATTGATCTGTTTCCACCGATTCTTTCGTTTCTGTCAGAACTCCTTGGTGTCCAGCTGCCTTCTAACATGATCTTCCTGGTTGCCATTATTCTGCTGTTTCTGCTTGTTTTCTCTCACACCGTACTTCTTTCCCGGCTGATGGAAACAAACAAGACACTGACCCAGGAAATTGCTCTTCTGAAAAAAGAACTGGATGAAATAAAAAAGCAGCACTAA
- a CDS encoding LTA synthase family protein — MKLKNIRHSKVFRVIFCLITLLLIALFAVSTIQGRTNTEHSFLRIASYVSAGLLGLLLFLSRMFSAPEQENDSPRSRKKTVFFVLRTIFLPLFFSIISVLIFVARYLQENFQGVPWGQLLYHLHTPLEGTGIDSIKEPLITGIVIFATSFLITLLFVLLLHKKQKDRRFGLVWSVFALVLLAPNLVNFWIDFEIGDYLKFTSQKSTIYEDYYVDARDVDLTFPETKRNLIYIFLESMELSYASKEVGGNMPENYIPEFTDLALNNITFSGDDSKLNGPYAVNGATFTMGGLVAQTSGVPLNENIVSNSTLNSTWSSENNYLPGVYAIGDILHDQGYNQTFMIGSDGNFAGRSSYFNSHGNYKVFDYYSAVDAGYIDSDYYVWWGYEDSKLIEYAKTELTDLASKGEPFNFTMLTADSHFVNGYYCDLCRDEFSLQYSDVVACSSRQITSFLSWIREQDFYDNTTIVLCGDHCTMDSVYLEKTNTKDFDRRMYFTIVNPDPSVSYTNVYRKFTSLDMYPTTLAAMGVTIPGDRLGLGANLFPSTSTLAEIYGMDDLNTELLKDSKLYRSQLLYSSR; from the coding sequence ATGAAACTAAAAAATATCAGGCATTCCAAAGTATTTCGGGTGATTTTTTGCCTGATCACCCTGCTTCTTATCGCTCTGTTCGCTGTTTCGACGATCCAGGGCCGAACCAACACGGAGCATTCCTTCTTACGGATCGCCAGTTATGTCTCTGCAGGATTGCTCGGACTTCTTCTTTTTCTCAGCCGGATGTTTTCCGCGCCTGAGCAGGAAAATGATTCCCCGCGTTCCCGCAAAAAAACCGTGTTCTTTGTACTGCGCACCATCTTTCTTCCCCTCTTTTTTTCTATTATCAGCGTTCTGATCTTTGTCGCCCGCTATCTTCAGGAAAACTTCCAGGGAGTTCCGTGGGGACAGCTTCTGTATCATCTGCATACACCGCTCGAAGGTACCGGTATTGATTCTATCAAAGAGCCGCTGATCACCGGCATCGTGATTTTTGCCACCTCCTTCCTGATCACGCTGCTTTTTGTTTTGCTTCTTCACAAAAAACAGAAAGATCGTCGTTTCGGGCTGGTCTGGAGTGTGTTTGCTCTCGTTTTACTTGCTCCAAACCTGGTAAATTTCTGGATTGACTTTGAAATCGGTGATTACTTAAAGTTCACCAGCCAGAAATCTACCATCTATGAAGATTATTATGTGGATGCAAGAGATGTCGATCTGACCTTCCCGGAAACCAAACGGAACCTGATCTACATCTTTCTGGAATCCATGGAACTGAGTTACGCAAGCAAAGAAGTCGGCGGCAACATGCCTGAAAATTATATCCCGGAATTTACGGATCTTGCATTAAATAACATCACGTTTTCCGGGGATGACAGCAAGTTAAACGGTCCCTATGCCGTAAACGGCGCCACCTTTACCATGGGAGGACTCGTCGCACAGACCAGCGGTGTTCCGTTAAATGAAAATATTGTCAGCAACAGTACCCTGAACAGCACCTGGAGTTCGGAGAATAATTATCTTCCCGGTGTTTACGCGATCGGTGACATCCTGCATGATCAGGGATATAACCAGACGTTTATGATCGGTTCCGACGGTAACTTTGCCGGACGTTCTTCTTATTTTAACAGTCACGGAAACTATAAAGTCTTCGACTACTATTCTGCTGTCGATGCCGGATATATCGACAGCGACTACTATGTCTGGTGGGGATATGAAGATTCCAAACTGATCGAATATGCAAAGACGGAACTGACGGATCTGGCTTCCAAAGGGGAACCGTTTAATTTTACCATGCTGACCGCAGACTCCCACTTTGTCAATGGTTATTACTGTGACCTGTGCCGGGATGAGTTCAGCCTGCAGTACAGTGACGTGGTTGCCTGCTCAAGCCGTCAGATCACATCGTTCCTCTCCTGGATCCGGGAACAGGATTTTTACGATAACACTACTATCGTTCTGTGTGGAGATCACTGCACGATGGACTCGGTTTATCTGGAAAAAACCAACACCAAAGATTTTGACCGACGGATGTATTTCACCATTGTAAATCCGGATCCGTCCGTTTCCTACACCAATGTCTATCGAAAATTTACTTCCCTGGATATGTATCCGACAACGCTTGCCGCTATGGGTGTAACGATTCCAGGCGATCGCCTCGGACTGGGAGCGAACCTGTTTCCCAGTACTTCCACACTGGCAGAAATCTACGGTATGGACGATCTGAACACCGAGTTACTGAAAGATTCCAAATTATATCGTTCGCAACTGCTCTATTCTTCCCGATAG
- a CDS encoding acyltransferase family protein produces the protein MKLENITAGRNNNLNLIRFIAAILVIYSHSYPIGTGTDAGEPLMRVSGGQIGFGSLAVCVFFVFGGFLICKSMLRVRDGKTYFKARCIRIFPPLIFVAVCSAFLLGPFYTNLPLGEYFTSAGTYRYLLNGCMVLQHNLPGVFENNIYAGVVNGALWTLPVEFLCYIMCYVMYRLRLLERKNLKYTIVIFAVGCVGVQILSERGIPMVGSMIRPTVMFFIGMLYYLYQDKIKMSWKAALLAAVGLVVSTGVGVLGYMIYVFLPYLLFYLGYATKKKFAGFGKKREISYGIYLAGFPIQQMICAQFGGQMMPLVNAVLAIPLAILAGWLIWLCVENPLKK, from the coding sequence TTGAAATTAGAAAATATAACAGCAGGTAGAAATAATAATTTGAATCTGATCCGTTTTATTGCGGCAATCCTGGTCATCTATTCCCATTCATATCCGATTGGAACGGGAACAGATGCCGGGGAACCGCTGATGCGGGTGTCAGGTGGACAGATCGGTTTTGGAAGTCTTGCGGTCTGCGTTTTCTTTGTTTTTGGAGGATTCCTGATTTGTAAGAGTATGCTTCGCGTGAGAGACGGAAAAACATATTTTAAAGCAAGATGTATCCGGATCTTCCCGCCGTTGATCTTCGTGGCAGTGTGTTCGGCGTTTCTTTTGGGACCGTTTTATACGAACCTGCCGCTCGGTGAGTATTTTACGAGTGCAGGAACGTACCGGTATCTGTTGAACGGATGTATGGTGTTACAGCACAATCTGCCGGGGGTATTTGAAAATAATATCTATGCAGGTGTGGTCAACGGGGCACTGTGGACCTTACCGGTGGAGTTCTTATGTTACATTATGTGTTATGTGATGTACCGTCTGCGGCTTTTAGAGAGAAAAAATCTGAAGTATACGATCGTGATTTTTGCAGTGGGATGTGTGGGTGTGCAGATCCTTTCAGAACGGGGGATTCCGATGGTCGGCTCCATGATCCGTCCGACGGTGATGTTTTTCATTGGTATGCTGTATTATCTGTATCAGGATAAAATAAAAATGTCTTGGAAAGCAGCGCTTCTGGCAGCAGTGGGACTGGTGGTCAGCACCGGTGTGGGAGTTCTGGGATATATGATTTACGTGTTCCTGCCGTATCTGCTGTTTTATCTGGGATATGCGACAAAGAAAAAGTTTGCGGGATTCGGGAAAAAGAGAGAGATCTCCTATGGAATCTATCTGGCAGGATTTCCGATCCAGCAGATGATCTGTGCACAGTTCGGTGGACAGATGATGCCGTTAGTCAACGCGGTACTCGCCATTCCGCTGGCGATCCTTGCCGGATGGCTGATCTGGCTGTGTGTGGAAAATCCGTTGAAAAAATAA
- a CDS encoding InlB B-repeat-containing protein, with the protein MVTESSIINEKGWLQSMCATDQYIVCLVNASKKTTEPDTLIAFYRNTTDADGNPVEQYSYAFSVTETDYEHGNGMTYNPNTQEIAIAGLFTNDPSNAGAVFIVDANTLHFKRKVQVGNGSINFFGIDYVPEKDQYVLMANRIADYAFYFTDSNFEIVNKLNLHLSYSRSSFQDFCVSGDSIISIPYMQREGYMNVLDVYSISQQKRVGSYYLTLPGHDAFEVEPEGICQLEPGHLLMASAIIGTTRFRLYEATLPLVHSVTTSAENGKISDSNLEIDEGDSCTVSYACDDDHRLQSLIVDGEEVDISQYPLSYTFTDVQEDHTIQAIFEEIPVYTVSASASHGQVEASSSGKEHHALTVSFTPEEHYVVDTLTVDGQTVPVTSDTSGYTFDDLASDHTIEVTFKPVPSYTITVNVKNGTVDNSPVTVYRGDSYTTTVTPDASCILRSCTVDGKEYPFRKGEQNITLTSIQADHTIELVYSQVDWILVFLIGILVLIVILLLILFYLKLRRWRRKKRRKQELRQMRQKDIAFFETLEQIDLKGSQDSYDSSSRLDKH; encoded by the coding sequence ATGGTGACAGAATCTTCCATTATCAATGAAAAAGGCTGGCTTCAGTCCATGTGTGCCACCGATCAGTATATCGTATGCCTGGTAAATGCTTCGAAAAAGACAACCGAACCGGATACCCTGATCGCCTTCTACCGCAATACCACAGACGCTGATGGCAACCCGGTAGAACAGTACAGTTATGCCTTCAGTGTCACCGAGACCGACTACGAACACGGAAACGGCATGACCTACAATCCAAACACACAGGAAATCGCTATTGCCGGTCTTTTTACCAACGATCCGTCCAATGCCGGTGCTGTCTTTATCGTGGACGCCAATACACTCCACTTTAAAAGAAAAGTTCAGGTGGGAAACGGAAGTATCAACTTTTTCGGCATCGATTATGTTCCGGAAAAAGATCAGTATGTACTGATGGCAAACCGAATCGCTGATTATGCTTTTTATTTTACCGACAGTAATTTTGAGATCGTGAATAAATTAAATCTTCACCTTTCCTACAGCCGGAGTTCGTTTCAGGACTTCTGCGTCTCCGGGGATTCTATCATCAGCATCCCTTACATGCAGCGGGAAGGCTATATGAATGTTCTGGATGTCTACTCGATCTCTCAGCAGAAACGTGTCGGAAGTTATTATCTGACCCTTCCTGGTCATGATGCTTTCGAGGTGGAACCGGAAGGCATCTGTCAGTTAGAGCCGGGGCACCTTCTTATGGCTTCCGCCATCATCGGAACGACACGCTTCCGTCTGTACGAAGCAACCCTTCCGCTGGTGCACAGTGTGACCACCAGCGCGGAAAACGGAAAAATCTCCGACAGTAATCTGGAAATTGATGAGGGCGATTCCTGCACCGTCTCCTACGCATGTGATGACGATCACCGACTCCAGTCTCTTATCGTGGACGGAGAGGAAGTGGATATCAGCCAGTACCCGCTCTCCTATACCTTTACAGATGTCCAGGAAGACCATACGATTCAGGCTATCTTTGAAGAGATCCCGGTATACACCGTCTCTGCTTCCGCTTCCCACGGTCAGGTCGAAGCCTCCTCCTCCGGGAAAGAGCACCACGCCCTGACAGTTTCTTTCACGCCGGAAGAACATTATGTGGTGGATACCCTTACGGTAGACGGGCAGACTGTCCCGGTGACCAGCGATACTTCCGGCTATACCTTCGATGACCTGGCCTCCGATCACACCATCGAAGTGACATTTAAACCGGTTCCTTCCTACACCATCACCGTGAACGTAAAAAATGGTACGGTCGATAATTCACCGGTCACTGTTTACCGCGGGGATTCCTACACCACCACAGTCACACCGGACGCATCCTGTATCCTGCGTTCCTGCACTGTTGATGGAAAAGAATATCCGTTCCGGAAAGGAGAGCAGAACATTACCCTGACATCCATTCAGGCCGATCACACGATTGAACTGGTATACAGCCAGGTAGACTGGATCCTGGTTTTCCTCATTGGAATTCTGGTTCTGATCGTAATTTTACTGCTGATCCTCTTTTACCTGAAACTACGCAGATGGCGCCGCAAAAAGAGAAGAAAACAGGAACTTCGCCAGATGCGCCAGAAAGATATTGCCTTCTTTGAAACGCTTGAACAGATCGATCTGAAAGGTTCGCAGGATTCTTACGATTCCTCCTCACGCCTTGACAAGCATTAA
- a CDS encoding CDP-glycerol glycerophosphotransferase family protein produces MSAWKWMARICSKTPWTKTWSLRVYYWWKKLQYRKGYVEKEEINPKKVVFEAYMGKKYACSPKALYQAMCRDPQYRDWELIWAFREPERYREMEKEPHTKVVRYRSGEYYRAYASAKFWVTNSRLPRELQPKDGQEYIQCWHGTPLKRLGYDLEHYAEKNGSLREVRENYLEETKRVTHMPSPSGFYSEKIASAFHLKEEGKEQVLLELGYPRNDELVAVTDAACKNMRRTLGIPEGKKVILYAPTWRENQHLPGEGYQFQLPVDFKRWREVLGDEYVILFRAHYFISNSFDFVAFSGFVYDVSQMDDINPLYLVADVLITDYSSVFFDYANLRRPILFFMYDYEQYKHEMRDFYFDIHMLPGPVLMDQEEVLKTLKNLPDVVDKYEKKYVEFNNVFNPHREQCSEKYLREWMK; encoded by the coding sequence TGTGGAGAAAGAAGAAATCAATCCGAAAAAGGTGGTTTTTGAGGCGTATATGGGGAAGAAGTATGCGTGTAGCCCGAAAGCGCTGTATCAGGCGATGTGCCGGGATCCGCAGTATCGGGACTGGGAGCTGATCTGGGCGTTTCGGGAACCGGAGAGATACCGTGAGATGGAAAAAGAGCCGCATACGAAGGTGGTTCGCTATCGAAGTGGGGAATATTACCGCGCATATGCCTCGGCGAAGTTCTGGGTGACCAATTCACGGCTCCCAAGGGAATTGCAGCCGAAAGACGGACAGGAATATATCCAGTGCTGGCATGGGACACCGTTAAAACGGCTGGGCTATGATCTGGAGCATTATGCGGAGAAAAACGGCAGCCTGCGGGAAGTGAGAGAAAATTATCTGGAGGAGACGAAACGGGTGACACACATGCCGTCTCCGTCCGGTTTTTATTCGGAAAAGATCGCTTCTGCGTTTCATCTGAAGGAGGAAGGAAAGGAGCAGGTGCTTCTGGAACTGGGGTATCCGAGAAATGATGAACTGGTTGCGGTTACGGATGCAGCGTGCAAAAATATGCGCCGGACACTGGGAATCCCGGAGGGAAAGAAAGTGATCCTGTACGCACCGACCTGGCGGGAGAATCAGCATCTTCCGGGGGAAGGATATCAGTTTCAGCTGCCGGTGGACTTTAAACGGTGGCGGGAAGTGCTGGGAGATGAGTATGTGATCCTGTTCCGGGCACACTATTTTATCAGCAATTCCTTTGATTTCGTGGCATTTTCCGGATTTGTCTATGATGTGTCGCAGATGGATGATATCAATCCGCTGTATCTGGTAGCCGATGTGCTGATCACGGATTATTCGAGTGTTTTCTTTGATTACGCCAATCTGAGACGCCCGATCCTGTTTTTTATGTATGATTATGAACAGTATAAACACGAGATGCGTGATTTTTACTTCGATATCCACATGCTTCCGGGTCCGGTGTTGATGGATCAGGAAGAAGTGTTGAAAACGTTGAAAAATCTGCCGGATGTGGTGGATAAGTATGAAAAAAAATATGTAGAATTCAATAATGTATTTAATCCACACCGGGAACAATGCAGTGAGAAGTATCTGAGAGAATGGATGAAATAA
- a CDS encoding D-alanyl-D-alanine carboxypeptidase family protein, translated as MKKKRYKKLTAILAAVLLLCSGIPVMAAEVNNGTTYPVSTNAIANWPQGPDTYSETAVLMDADTGAILYNKGMDEKRYPASITKIMTALLALEHSSLDEEVTFTEECLADQTSDSGNLGMKVGEILTMRQCLMALMIRSANDVATQIAVHVAGSVSAFADMMNQRAQELGCVNTHFVNASGMPDENHYTTAHDMALIFQQAIKNQDFLDIIGTQSFTIEPTNMNPESRVLNTHHALLSASAPEHYDGCFGGKTGVTAASKNTLVSGAARNGMTLIAVAMRADAGQVCQDHINMFDYGFNNFQKVEVPGGAVTIPQNAQIEDLTTTESEEVRETYYFNQNYFVGTGTKSEEIQQETEEPETLTPEVTQEPQKGQVKETAENSGDEEKETYKLIIDILIGLIGMTVIIMIISVVRKKRKRKKRKRGRK; from the coding sequence ATGAAGAAAAAAAGATATAAGAAGCTGACAGCGATCCTGGCAGCTGTTCTTTTGCTGTGCAGCGGGATCCCGGTAATGGCAGCAGAGGTAAATAACGGGACAACGTATCCGGTTTCGACAAATGCAATCGCGAACTGGCCACAGGGACCGGATACATATTCCGAAACAGCAGTACTGATGGATGCGGATACGGGAGCGATTTTGTATAATAAAGGAATGGATGAGAAACGCTACCCGGCAAGTATTACCAAGATCATGACAGCACTTCTGGCACTGGAACACAGCAGTTTGGACGAAGAAGTTACATTTACAGAGGAATGTCTTGCCGATCAGACTTCTGACAGTGGAAATCTGGGAATGAAGGTTGGTGAAATTCTGACAATGCGGCAGTGTCTGATGGCACTGATGATCCGTTCGGCTAACGATGTGGCAACGCAGATTGCGGTTCATGTGGCAGGATCGGTCTCTGCGTTTGCAGATATGATGAATCAGCGTGCGCAGGAACTTGGCTGTGTGAATACACATTTTGTAAATGCCAGTGGAATGCCGGATGAAAACCATTATACGACAGCACACGATATGGCACTGATCTTTCAGCAGGCGATAAAGAATCAGGATTTTCTGGATATTATAGGAACACAGAGTTTCACGATCGAACCGACCAATATGAATCCGGAAAGCCGGGTGTTGAATACACATCATGCTCTGCTGTCAGCGTCTGCACCGGAACATTATGATGGATGTTTCGGGGGAAAAACAGGAGTGACAGCAGCATCAAAAAACACATTGGTGAGCGGAGCTGCCAGGAATGGAATGACGCTGATTGCTGTTGCCATGCGTGCAGATGCCGGACAGGTGTGTCAGGATCATATCAATATGTTTGACTATGGATTCAACAATTTTCAAAAAGTGGAAGTTCCGGGAGGGGCTGTGACGATTCCACAAAATGCACAGATTGAGGATCTGACAACGACGGAAAGTGAAGAAGTTCGGGAAACGTATTATTTTAACCAGAACTATTTTGTGGGAACAGGAACAAAATCTGAGGAGATTCAGCAGGAGACCGAAGAACCGGAGACACTTACACCGGAAGTAACGCAAGAACCTCAGAAAGGTCAGGTGAAAGAAACTGCGGAGAACAGTGGAGATGAAGAAAAAGAAACTTATAAACTGATAATTGATATTTTGATCGGATTAATCGGGATGACAGTGATCATCATGATTATTTCAGTAGTCAGAAAGAAAAGAAAGAGGAAAAAACGAAAGAGAGGAAGAAAGTGA
- a CDS encoding glycosyltransferase: protein MKYTGKNHTFAICAYKESPFLEECILSLLDQTVPSTIIIVTATDNAYIRNLADKYHLELHINHGETGITQDWMFAYRSAKTELMTIAHQDDTYDRFYTETVLQKLSEAKKPLIAFTDYGELRNGKTVTRNPLLNVKRTMLLPLRPKLFQNSKFVRRRILSFGCPICCPSVTFVKENLPEQIFFPGFRSDEDWQAWELLSRRKGAFVYCNRILMYHRIHDGSETSAILGDSARSSEDFQMFCRFWPKPIARLLTRAYSSSEKSNELENK from the coding sequence ATGAAATATACAGGAAAAAACCATACATTTGCCATTTGTGCATACAAAGAAAGTCCGTTTCTTGAGGAGTGTATTTTATCACTCCTCGATCAGACGGTTCCTTCTACGATCATCATTGTCACCGCCACCGATAACGCCTACATCCGCAATCTTGCCGACAAATACCACCTCGAATTACACATCAACCACGGGGAAACCGGTATTACCCAGGACTGGATGTTTGCCTACCGAAGTGCAAAGACAGAACTGATGACCATCGCTCATCAGGATGATACCTACGACCGTTTCTATACCGAAACTGTTTTGCAGAAACTCTCCGAGGCAAAAAAACCTCTGATCGCTTTCACCGATTACGGCGAACTTCGAAACGGAAAGACCGTAACACGCAACCCCCTTTTAAATGTAAAACGCACCATGCTGCTTCCTTTGCGTCCAAAGCTTTTTCAGAACAGCAAATTTGTCCGCCGCCGGATTCTTTCCTTCGGCTGTCCGATCTGCTGTCCTTCTGTGACCTTCGTCAAAGAAAATCTTCCGGAACAGATCTTTTTCCCCGGTTTTCGAAGTGATGAAGACTGGCAGGCATGGGAACTTCTTTCCCGGAGAAAGGGCGCTTTCGTATACTGCAACCGGATTCTGATGTATCATCGGATCCATGACGGCTCCGAAACTTCCGCCATCCTTGGCGATTCCGCCCGCAGCAGTGAGGATTTTCAGATGTTTTGCAGGTTCTGGCCAAAACCGATTGCCCGCCTGCTCACACGTGCCTATTCCTCAAGTGAAAAATCAAACGAATTGGAGAACAAATGA